In Gossypium raimondii isolate GPD5lz chromosome 12, ASM2569854v1, whole genome shotgun sequence, a single window of DNA contains:
- the LOC105762020 gene encoding uncharacterized protein LOC105762020, which yields MDDLDCISEQKLKGAVSLLRDEAYQWWLTVREGTQADRLTWDFFKSTIQGKYVCASYVDTRRKEFFSLTQGKKTVAKYEAEFLRLSHYACGIVATEYELYVRFEDGLRDELQPCADCGKHHLGECWKKIGACFRCGSKEYQVKDCPQRPTQMQVVGQGFVQLVKGGQQPPRVRGQVRGGIGVGRSRGTLGEGVANRSTRSYIACIVPSTLGIMCESIVKEMTVLSPIGQPVRVNKLVRAMPLEVQGVIFLADLMELSFGEFALILGMDWLVNHRASLDCAAKRMVLKTIEDGEMAMIGERRDFLSNVISALMVEKLVRKGCEAFLAYIGASNSEGPSVGDVRTVKDVFDVFPDELLGLPPSCKVEFGIELLPGTAPVSIAPYRMAPKKLVELKAQIQEPLDQGFIRPNVSSWGAPVLFVKKKDGIDLLWSLRVPSDAVWADECTSYLYGPNEPSIPALFGSLSAKFSKCEFWLRKVTFLGHVVSAEGIRVDPQKIEAVLEWKPPKTVSEIRSFLGLAGYYRCFVEGFSLIDTPLTKLLRKGPESGKEFTIYGDASHAGLGCVLMQLGKVVAYASHHKSLKYLLTQKVLNLRQRRWIELLKDYDCSIDYHPGKANVVADTLSCRAVSDLKAMFARLSLFDDGSLLAELQVENGETSDFGLNSKGVLCFRGSVYVPRDNDLR from the exons atggatgatCTTGACTGTATTTCTGAGCAAAAGCTAAAAGGTGCAGTGTCTTTACTACGAGACGAGgcctatcagtggtggcttaccGTGAGAGAGGGTACTCAGGCCGATCGGTTAACATGGGATTTCTTTAAGTCGACTATTCAAGGAAAGTATGTGTGCGCAAGTTATGTGGACACCCGAAGAAAGGAATTTTTCAGCTTGACCCAAGGGAAAAAGACTGTGGCAAAATATGAGGCAGAGTTCCTGCGACTGAGTCACTATGCATGTGGGATAGTGGCAACTGAGTATGAACTCTATGTGAGATTTGAGGATGGCCTTCGAGATGAGTTACAA CCTTGTGCTGACTGTGGGAAACATCATCTGGGTGAGTGTTGGAAGAAGATTGGggcatgtttcagatgtgggTCTAAGGAGTATCAAGTTAAGGATTGTCCCCAGAGGCCTACTCAAATGCAAGTTGTAGGTCAGGGTTTTGTTCAGCTAGTGAAAGGTGGTCAGCAGCCACCGAGAGTCCGTGGACAGGTTAGAGGTGGAATTGGTGTAGGACGAAGTCGTGGAACGTTAGGGGAAGGTGTTGCTAACA GGTCTACGCGTTCATACATTGCATGCATTGTGCCTAGCACCTTGGGTATAATGTGTGAGAGTATTGTTAAAGAGATGACTGTGTTAAGTCCAATAGGACAACCGGTAAGAGTAAACAAGTTGGTCAGAGCTATGCCCCTAGAGGTTCAAGGAGTTATATTTCTAGCAGATTTGATGGAACTATCTTTTGGTGAATTCGCCCTAatcttggggatggattggttggttaaTCATCGTGCAAGTTTGGATTGTGCTGCTAAGCGTATGGTATTAAAAACTATTGAGGATGGGGAGATGGCTATGATTGGGGAGCGAAGGGATTTTCTGTCTAATGTGATTTCTGCATTAATGGTAGAAAAACTGGTTCGCAAGGGTTGTGAAGCGTTTCTAGCTTATATTGGTGCATCTAATTCTGAGGGTCCTTCTGTTGGGGATGTCAGAACTGTTAAAGATGTTTTCGATGTTTTTCCTGATGAGCTCCTTGGGTTACCTCCGAGCTGCAAAGTAGAATTTGGAATTGAGCTTCTACCAGGAACGGCTCCAGTGTCTATCGCCCCTTATAGGATGGCACCGAAGAAACTGGTAGAGTTAAAAGCTCAAATCCAAGAACCGTTGGATCAAGGATTCATTCGACCTAATGTGTCTTCGTGGGGAGCACCAGTGTTGttcgtaaagaaaaaggatgggatC GACTTGTTAtggtcattacgagttcctagtgatgctgTTTGGGCTGACGAATGCACCAGCTACCTATATGGACCTAATGAACCGAGTATTCCAGCCCTATTTGGATCG CTATCTGCTAAGTTCAGtaagtgtgagttctggctgCGAAAAGTGACATTTCTGGGTCACGTGGTGTCTGCCGAGGGGATTAGGGTTGACCCTCAAAAAATTGAAGCTGTACTGGAATGGAAACCACCTAAGACTGTATCTGAGATTCGAAGTTTTCTAGGTCTGGCAGGGTATTACAGAtgttttgttgaggggttttccTTGATTGATACGCCTCTAACTAAGTTGCTTCGAAAAGGG CCAGAGTCTGGGAAGGAATTCACTATCTACGGTGATGCATCACACGctggtttgggttgtgtgctAATGCAGTTGGGTAAGGTGGTTGCTTATGCATCTC ATCACAAGAGTcttaagtacctcctcactcagaaggtgttgaatcttaggcagcgaaGATGGATAGAGCTGCTTAAGGACTATGATTGCTCAATTGACTACCATCCTGGTAAGGCTAACGTGGTAGCAGACACACTGAGCTGTAGGGCTGTATCTGATTTGAAAGCGATGTTTGCTCGTCTCAgcttgtttgatgatggtagctTGTTGGCTGAGCTACAA GTTGAGAATGGGGAAACTTCAGATTTTGGGTTGAATAGTAAAGGAGTATTGTGTTTCCGTGGGAGTGTCTATGTACCGAGGGATAATGATTTGAGGTAG